A region of Saccopteryx leptura isolate mSacLep1 chromosome X, mSacLep1_pri_phased_curated, whole genome shotgun sequence DNA encodes the following proteins:
- the USP51 gene encoding ubiquitin carboxyl-terminal hydrolase 51 isoform X1, giving the protein MWGRKAEYSPRNIVAAPIPNAFLPRPGGKLMAQVPEASLPSTSLIQWSSGGGGGASSEEAAEKAGEMEEAEGATKACAGQETEEMKLEPLLESKPAPEDSLTWSNSSRGDEKVLPSAPPHWHSSFSPLCSRRKPRPRPHPHSYPHPRASARGLPGPWAPPPPLAYPPPLPLGPRPWRRPRRRPRLATRPQVPRPLERQSYFGDLGGSGDRGGFGDWLLEVEFDQGPTGCSHVKSFKTAKNWQKNLRLIYQRFIWSGTPETRKRKAKSCICHVCSTHMNRLHSCLSCIFFGCFTEKHIHKHAETKQHNLAVDLYHGVIYCFMCKDYVYDKDIEQIAKETKEKILKLLSSTSADVSQQQCMESGVEEKQSTCESKEQEPKLVKPKKKRRKKSVYTVGLRGLINLGNTCFMNCIVQALTHIPLLKDFFLSSKHKCVMTSPSLCLVCEMTSLFHAMYSGSRTPHIPYKLLHLIWIHAEHLAGYRQQDAHEFLIAILDVLHRHSKDDSVGQEDSNSNCCNCIIDQIFTGGLQSDVTCQACHSVSTTIDPCWDISLDLPGSCATLSSQSPESADGTVSRNDHIPGIPSLTDCLQWFTRPEHLGSSAKIKCNSCQSYQESTKQLTMKKLPIVACFHLKRFEHLGKQRRKINTFISFPLELDMTPFLASTKESRMKDGQPPTDCAPNENKYSLFAVINHHGTLESGHYTSFIRQQKDQWFSCDDAVITKATIEDLLYSEGYLLFYHKQGVEKD; this is encoded by the exons ATGTGGGGGCGCAAGGCGGAATACAGCCCCAGAAACATAG TCGCCGCTCCGATTCCAAACGCCTTTCTCCCCAGGCCCGGCGGTAAGCTGATGGCCCAAGTTCCAGAAGCTTCCTTGCCCTCCACCTCTTTGATCCAGTGGAGCtcgggaggtgggggaggagcctcGTCCGAGGAGGCGGCAGAGAAGGCGGGGGAaatggaggaagcagagggggcgACGAAGGCGTGTGCAGGCCAGGAAACTGAGGAGATGAAGCTGGAGCCATTGCTGGAGAGTAAGCCCGCGCCTGAGGATAGCCTGACGTGGAGCAACAGCAGCCGCGGCGACGAGAAGGTGCTCCCTTCAGCCCCCCCTCACTGGCACAGCAGCTTCTCTCCCCTTTGCTCTCGTCGCAAGCCCCGCCCTCGGCCCCATCCCCATTCCTATCCCCATCCCCGGGCCAGTGCCCGAGGCCTGCCGGGGCCctgggccccaccccctccccttgcaTACCCTCCTCCGCTGCCTCTGGGGCCCCGGCCCTGGCGCAGACCTCGGCGCAGACCCCGGCTGGCGACCAGGCCCCAGGTGCCCAGGCCCCTGGAGCGGCAAAGCTATTTTGGTGACTTAGGGGGCTCTGGGGATCGAGGTGGCTTTGGGGACTGGCTGCTGGAGGTGGAATTTGATCAGGGTCCTACAGGCTGCTCTCACGTGAAGAGCTTTAAGACTGCGAAGAACTGGCAGAAGAATCTTCGGTTGATCTACCAGCGTTTCATTTGGAGTGGGACCCCAGAGACTAGGAAGCGTAAGGCAAAGTCGTGCATCTGTCATGTATGTAGTACCCATATGAACAGACTCCACTCTTGTCTCTCCTGTATCTTTTTTGGCTGCTTTACTGAAAAACATATTCATAAACATGCAGAAACAAAACAGCACAATTTAGCTGTCGACCTCTATCATGGGGTTATATATTGCTTTATGTGTAAGGATTATGTATATGACAAAGACATAGAACAGATtgccaaagaaacaaaagagaaaattttgaaatTGTTATCTTCCACCTCAGCAGATGTTTCTCAACAACAGTGTATGGAATCAGGTGTTGAAGAAAAGCAGTCAACCTGTGAGTCAAAGGAACAGGAGCCAAAATTGGTGAAAcccaagaaaaagaggagaaaaaagtcaGTCTATACTGTAGGCTTGAGAGGGCTAATCAATCTTGGGAATACCTGCTTTATGAATTGCATTGTCCAGGCACTTACCCATATTCCTCTACTGAAAGATTTCTTTCTCTCCAGCAAGCACAAATGTGTAATGACAAGCCCTAGTTTGTGTCTTGTTTGTGAAATGACTTCACTTTTTCACGCGATGTATTCTGGGAGCCGAACTCCTCACATTCCTTATAAGTTACTGCACTTGATATGGATTCACGCAGAGCACTTAGCAGGGTACAGGCAGCAGGATGCCCATGAGTTCCTTATTGCGATATTAGATGTGCTGCATAGACACAGCAAAGATGACAGTGTTGGGCAGGAAGATAGTAACTCCAACTGCTGTAACTGCATTATAGACCAAATTTTTACAGGTGGCTTGCAGTCAGATGTCACATGTCAAGCTTGCCATAGCGTCTCCACCACAATAGACCCATGCTGGGACATCAGTTTGGACTTGCCTGGCTCTTGTGCCACATTAAGTTCCCAGAGTCCAGAGAGTGCTGACGGCACAGTGAGTAGGAATGACCACATACCAGGAATCCCCTCACTCACAGATTGCCTACAGTGGTTTACAAGGCCAGAACACCTAGGAAGCAGTGCCAAAATCAAATGTAATAGTTGCCAAAGCTATCAAGAATCTACCAAACAGCTCACAATGAAGAAATTACCCATTGTGGCCTGTTTTCATCTAAAGCGTTTTGAACACTTAGGCAAACAGAGGCGAAAGATTAATACTTTTATATCCTTTCCCTTGGAGCTGGACATGACTCCATTTTTGGCCTCCACTAAAGAGAGCAGAATGAAAGATGGCCAACCACCAACAGATTGTGCACCCAACGAGAATAAGTATTCCTTGTTTGCAGTGATTAATCACCATGGAACTTTGGAAAGTGGACACTACACCAGCTTCATCCGGCAACAAAAGGACCAGTGGTTCAGCTGTGATGATGCCGTCATTACCAAGGCTACCATTGAGGACTTACTCTACAGTGAAGGGTATTTATTATTCTATCACAAACAGGGTGTAGAGAAAGACTAG
- the USP51 gene encoding ubiquitin carboxyl-terminal hydrolase 51 isoform X2 — protein sequence MAQVPEASLPSTSLIQWSSGGGGGASSEEAAEKAGEMEEAEGATKACAGQETEEMKLEPLLESKPAPEDSLTWSNSSRGDEKVLPSAPPHWHSSFSPLCSRRKPRPRPHPHSYPHPRASARGLPGPWAPPPPLAYPPPLPLGPRPWRRPRRRPRLATRPQVPRPLERQSYFGDLGGSGDRGGFGDWLLEVEFDQGPTGCSHVKSFKTAKNWQKNLRLIYQRFIWSGTPETRKRKAKSCICHVCSTHMNRLHSCLSCIFFGCFTEKHIHKHAETKQHNLAVDLYHGVIYCFMCKDYVYDKDIEQIAKETKEKILKLLSSTSADVSQQQCMESGVEEKQSTCESKEQEPKLVKPKKKRRKKSVYTVGLRGLINLGNTCFMNCIVQALTHIPLLKDFFLSSKHKCVMTSPSLCLVCEMTSLFHAMYSGSRTPHIPYKLLHLIWIHAEHLAGYRQQDAHEFLIAILDVLHRHSKDDSVGQEDSNSNCCNCIIDQIFTGGLQSDVTCQACHSVSTTIDPCWDISLDLPGSCATLSSQSPESADGTVSRNDHIPGIPSLTDCLQWFTRPEHLGSSAKIKCNSCQSYQESTKQLTMKKLPIVACFHLKRFEHLGKQRRKINTFISFPLELDMTPFLASTKESRMKDGQPPTDCAPNENKYSLFAVINHHGTLESGHYTSFIRQQKDQWFSCDDAVITKATIEDLLYSEGYLLFYHKQGVEKD from the coding sequence ATGGCCCAAGTTCCAGAAGCTTCCTTGCCCTCCACCTCTTTGATCCAGTGGAGCtcgggaggtgggggaggagcctcGTCCGAGGAGGCGGCAGAGAAGGCGGGGGAaatggaggaagcagagggggcgACGAAGGCGTGTGCAGGCCAGGAAACTGAGGAGATGAAGCTGGAGCCATTGCTGGAGAGTAAGCCCGCGCCTGAGGATAGCCTGACGTGGAGCAACAGCAGCCGCGGCGACGAGAAGGTGCTCCCTTCAGCCCCCCCTCACTGGCACAGCAGCTTCTCTCCCCTTTGCTCTCGTCGCAAGCCCCGCCCTCGGCCCCATCCCCATTCCTATCCCCATCCCCGGGCCAGTGCCCGAGGCCTGCCGGGGCCctgggccccaccccctccccttgcaTACCCTCCTCCGCTGCCTCTGGGGCCCCGGCCCTGGCGCAGACCTCGGCGCAGACCCCGGCTGGCGACCAGGCCCCAGGTGCCCAGGCCCCTGGAGCGGCAAAGCTATTTTGGTGACTTAGGGGGCTCTGGGGATCGAGGTGGCTTTGGGGACTGGCTGCTGGAGGTGGAATTTGATCAGGGTCCTACAGGCTGCTCTCACGTGAAGAGCTTTAAGACTGCGAAGAACTGGCAGAAGAATCTTCGGTTGATCTACCAGCGTTTCATTTGGAGTGGGACCCCAGAGACTAGGAAGCGTAAGGCAAAGTCGTGCATCTGTCATGTATGTAGTACCCATATGAACAGACTCCACTCTTGTCTCTCCTGTATCTTTTTTGGCTGCTTTACTGAAAAACATATTCATAAACATGCAGAAACAAAACAGCACAATTTAGCTGTCGACCTCTATCATGGGGTTATATATTGCTTTATGTGTAAGGATTATGTATATGACAAAGACATAGAACAGATtgccaaagaaacaaaagagaaaattttgaaatTGTTATCTTCCACCTCAGCAGATGTTTCTCAACAACAGTGTATGGAATCAGGTGTTGAAGAAAAGCAGTCAACCTGTGAGTCAAAGGAACAGGAGCCAAAATTGGTGAAAcccaagaaaaagaggagaaaaaagtcaGTCTATACTGTAGGCTTGAGAGGGCTAATCAATCTTGGGAATACCTGCTTTATGAATTGCATTGTCCAGGCACTTACCCATATTCCTCTACTGAAAGATTTCTTTCTCTCCAGCAAGCACAAATGTGTAATGACAAGCCCTAGTTTGTGTCTTGTTTGTGAAATGACTTCACTTTTTCACGCGATGTATTCTGGGAGCCGAACTCCTCACATTCCTTATAAGTTACTGCACTTGATATGGATTCACGCAGAGCACTTAGCAGGGTACAGGCAGCAGGATGCCCATGAGTTCCTTATTGCGATATTAGATGTGCTGCATAGACACAGCAAAGATGACAGTGTTGGGCAGGAAGATAGTAACTCCAACTGCTGTAACTGCATTATAGACCAAATTTTTACAGGTGGCTTGCAGTCAGATGTCACATGTCAAGCTTGCCATAGCGTCTCCACCACAATAGACCCATGCTGGGACATCAGTTTGGACTTGCCTGGCTCTTGTGCCACATTAAGTTCCCAGAGTCCAGAGAGTGCTGACGGCACAGTGAGTAGGAATGACCACATACCAGGAATCCCCTCACTCACAGATTGCCTACAGTGGTTTACAAGGCCAGAACACCTAGGAAGCAGTGCCAAAATCAAATGTAATAGTTGCCAAAGCTATCAAGAATCTACCAAACAGCTCACAATGAAGAAATTACCCATTGTGGCCTGTTTTCATCTAAAGCGTTTTGAACACTTAGGCAAACAGAGGCGAAAGATTAATACTTTTATATCCTTTCCCTTGGAGCTGGACATGACTCCATTTTTGGCCTCCACTAAAGAGAGCAGAATGAAAGATGGCCAACCACCAACAGATTGTGCACCCAACGAGAATAAGTATTCCTTGTTTGCAGTGATTAATCACCATGGAACTTTGGAAAGTGGACACTACACCAGCTTCATCCGGCAACAAAAGGACCAGTGGTTCAGCTGTGATGATGCCGTCATTACCAAGGCTACCATTGAGGACTTACTCTACAGTGAAGGGTATTTATTATTCTATCACAAACAGGGTGTAGAGAAAGACTAG